A single genomic interval of Mycolicibacterium holsaticum DSM 44478 = JCM 12374 harbors:
- a CDS encoding response regulator transcription factor, which translates to MVDDDPDVRTSVARGLRHSGFDVRVAASGKEALRLLSTETHDALVLDVQMPELDGVAVVTALRALGNDIPICVLSARDTVNDRIAGLEAGADDYLTKPFDLGELVARLNALLRRSSHSDQSSHPMTVGPLTIDTARRLVFVEGERVDLTKREFDLLAVLAENAGVVLSRQRLLELVWGYDFDVDTNVADVFISYLRRKLERDGLPRVIHTVRGIGYVLRDES; encoded by the coding sequence ATGGTCGACGACGACCCGGATGTCCGGACGTCGGTGGCGCGCGGACTGCGCCATTCCGGGTTCGACGTCCGGGTCGCGGCCAGCGGTAAAGAGGCGCTGCGGCTGCTGTCCACGGAAACGCACGACGCGCTGGTGCTCGACGTGCAGATGCCGGAGCTCGACGGCGTCGCGGTGGTGACCGCGCTGCGCGCGTTGGGAAACGACATCCCGATCTGCGTGCTGTCGGCGCGTGACACCGTCAACGACCGCATCGCCGGGCTGGAAGCCGGCGCCGACGACTACCTGACCAAACCGTTCGACCTGGGGGAGTTGGTGGCCCGGCTGAACGCGCTGCTGCGCCGGTCGAGCCACTCCGACCAGTCGTCACACCCGATGACCGTGGGCCCGTTGACGATCGACACCGCACGCCGGTTGGTGTTCGTCGAAGGGGAGCGCGTCGATCTGACCAAGCGCGAGTTCGACCTGCTGGCCGTGCTGGCCGAGAACGCGGGCGTGGTGCTGAGCCGCCAACGGCTGCTGGAACTGGTCTGGGGCTACGACTTCGACGTCGACACCAACGTCGCCGACGTGTTCATCTCCTATCTGCGGCGCAAGCTCGAACGCGATGGGCTGCCGCGGGTCATCCACACGGTTCGCGGGATCGGGTACGTGCTGCGAGACGAGTCGTGA
- a CDS encoding lysylphosphatidylglycerol synthase transmembrane domain-containing protein: MSHDAPASEARSQGRPARGKYWWLRWVVIAVVVVVLAVELGLVWDQLAKAWHSLYTANWAWALAAVGTALASMHFFGDIQRKLLRSAGVPVRQWRSQAAFYAGNSLSTTLPGGPVLSATFIYRQQRIWGATPVVASWQLVMSGALQVISLTLLGLGSAFFLGARQNPFSLVFTLAGFLLLIVLAQAVASRPELLDGIGVRVLSWVNYLRTKPADNGVTKWRETLAQLESVKLSRPQLGVAFVWSMFTLVTGVATLLFSCYAAGERPSLLGVVVAYVAARAVGSIPLMPGGLLMVEAVLVPGLVSSGMTLASAISAMLIYRLISWVFIAAIGWVVFFFMFRTESEIDPDAIADATQA, from the coding sequence GTGTCTCACGACGCGCCGGCGAGCGAGGCCCGCAGCCAAGGGCGCCCCGCCCGCGGTAAGTACTGGTGGCTGCGATGGGTGGTCATCGCCGTCGTGGTCGTCGTCCTCGCCGTCGAACTCGGGTTGGTGTGGGATCAGCTCGCCAAGGCCTGGCACAGCCTCTACACCGCCAACTGGGCCTGGGCGCTGGCCGCGGTGGGCACCGCGCTGGCCTCGATGCACTTCTTCGGCGACATCCAGCGCAAGCTGCTGCGGTCCGCCGGGGTTCCGGTGCGGCAGTGGCGATCTCAGGCGGCGTTCTACGCAGGCAACTCGCTGAGCACCACGCTGCCCGGCGGCCCAGTGCTGTCGGCGACGTTCATCTACCGGCAGCAACGCATCTGGGGTGCGACACCGGTCGTGGCGTCGTGGCAGTTGGTGATGTCGGGCGCGCTGCAGGTCATCAGCCTGACCCTGCTCGGGCTCGGCAGCGCGTTCTTTCTGGGCGCGCGGCAGAACCCCTTCTCGCTGGTCTTCACGCTCGCCGGGTTCCTTCTGCTGATCGTGCTGGCCCAGGCGGTCGCGTCGCGGCCCGAACTGCTCGACGGCATCGGGGTGCGGGTGCTGTCGTGGGTGAACTATCTGCGCACCAAACCGGCGGACAACGGTGTGACGAAGTGGCGCGAGACGCTCGCGCAGCTCGAGTCGGTGAAGCTGTCACGCCCGCAGCTGGGCGTCGCGTTCGTGTGGTCGATGTTCACGCTGGTTACCGGCGTGGCCACGCTGCTGTTCTCCTGCTACGCGGCCGGGGAGCGGCCCTCGCTGCTCGGGGTGGTGGTGGCCTACGTGGCCGCCCGCGCGGTCGGCTCGATACCGCTGATGCCCGGCGGGCTGCTGATGGTGGAGGCGGTGCTGGTGCCCGGTCTGGTGTCGAGCGGGATGACGCTGGCTTCGGCGATCTCGGCGATGCTCATCTACCGGCTGATCAGCTGGGTGTTCATCGCGGCCATCGGCTGGGTGGTGTTCTTCTTCATGTTCCGTACCGAGTCGGAGATAGACCCCGACGCAATTGCCGACGCCACCCAGGCGTGA
- a CDS encoding sensor histidine kinase, which translates to MRAPRFLRSASLRTRVAVAAAVAAAAVVAAFTVLTSVVLANNDDEQLDRRLDAIIAASMRPSQLDDPRQGVLTTGRSVSDGQVVFQRGFQLPRLAPGTDTVEVNGVEYRVRTITVEQQGGLLMSVGIRADSILLSPSRIPAYTAVGVVTVLIAGGLGWLLAGPAIRPLRNLTEHTKRLGKDTEKLPAVHGVREAEELSEAMTEMLRRLAAAQQSTTNSLQAAQDFAATAAHELRTPLTAMRADLDTLRIHDLPADERSEVVADLARAQRRVEAIITALGQLASGQLAQPKDRELIDVTDLLDRVARENSRPGSPAQIVVDADDRLGSIWGWPSGLRLAVDNLVRNAIHHGQATRIVLTAQRHDTVVTIVVDDNGRGLPVAEHRSVLGRFARGSTAAPGGSGLGLALVAQQATLHGGDIELSDGPLGGLRATLTVSSSAAAHHDRDDDAPAQ; encoded by the coding sequence GTGCGCGCACCGCGGTTCCTGCGCTCGGCGTCGCTGCGCACCCGGGTGGCGGTGGCCGCAGCGGTGGCCGCGGCCGCCGTCGTCGCCGCATTCACCGTGTTGACCTCGGTGGTGTTGGCGAACAACGATGACGAGCAACTGGATCGGCGCCTCGACGCGATCATCGCCGCGAGCATGCGGCCCAGCCAACTCGACGACCCACGCCAGGGCGTGCTGACAACAGGCCGGTCGGTGTCCGACGGCCAGGTGGTGTTCCAGCGCGGCTTCCAGCTGCCGCGGCTCGCACCGGGCACCGACACCGTGGAGGTCAACGGCGTGGAGTACCGGGTCCGCACCATCACCGTCGAGCAGCAGGGCGGGCTGCTGATGTCGGTCGGCATCCGCGCCGACAGCATCCTGTTGAGCCCGTCGCGGATCCCGGCCTACACCGCGGTCGGGGTGGTGACGGTGTTGATCGCCGGCGGGCTGGGATGGCTGCTCGCCGGCCCGGCGATCCGCCCGCTGCGCAACCTGACCGAGCACACCAAGCGGCTCGGCAAGGACACCGAGAAGCTGCCTGCGGTGCACGGGGTGCGTGAAGCCGAGGAGCTGTCCGAGGCGATGACCGAGATGCTGCGCCGGCTGGCCGCCGCCCAGCAGTCCACCACCAACTCGTTGCAGGCCGCTCAGGATTTCGCCGCCACCGCCGCCCACGAACTGCGCACCCCGTTGACCGCGATGCGCGCCGATCTGGACACGCTGCGGATCCACGACCTACCCGCCGATGAACGTTCGGAGGTGGTGGCCGACCTGGCCCGCGCGCAGCGCCGGGTGGAGGCGATCATCACCGCGCTCGGTCAGCTGGCGTCGGGTCAGCTCGCGCAGCCCAAGGACCGCGAGCTCATCGACGTCACCGACCTGCTCGACCGCGTCGCACGGGAGAACAGCCGGCCGGGCAGCCCTGCGCAGATCGTGGTGGACGCCGACGACCGCCTCGGCTCCATCTGGGGCTGGCCCAGCGGGCTGCGGCTGGCGGTGGACAACCTGGTGCGCAACGCGATTCACCACGGTCAGGCGACGCGGATCGTGCTCACCGCGCAGCGCCACGACACTGTGGTGACGATCGTCGTCGACGACAACGGCCGCGGCCTTCCGGTCGCCGAGCACCGATCGGTGCTGGGCCGGTTCGCCCGCGGCAGCACCGCCGCACCGGGCGGTTCCGGGCTCGGGCTGGCGCTGGTCGCCCAGCAGGCCACCCTGCACGGTGGCGACATCGAGTTGTCCGACGGTCCGCTCGGCGGGTTACGCGCCACGCTGACCGTGTCGTCCTCAGCGGCGGCTCACCATGACCGCGACGACGACGCGCCAGCCCAGTAG
- a CDS encoding MMPL family transporter: MMRLSSTLRRYRWAVFAVWLLLLVPSIYLGLGHGGQLTGGGFEVEGSQSLRVQRELEEHFPDQGASPLALVAAPRADASYEDMNVAVAHLERVAAEVPSVKAVPTPRQPPPQPDRPYVVTLELDFDNTGAVDVAKQLREKVGVDGEDPGEIANGKVKLYVIGQGALGAAASQATKHDIAQAERWNLPIVLIILLAVFGSLAAAAMPLLLGICTVVVTMGLVYLLSMVTTMSVFVTSTVSMFGIAVAIDYSLFILMRFREELRAGRDADQAADAAMATSGLAVVLSGVTVIASVTGIYLIATPVLESMATGAILAVAVAVLTSTTLTPAVLATFGRRAAKRSSYLHWSRRPETTQSRFWTRWTGQVMRRPWLSALTASALLLILAFPAFSMVLGNSMQRQFEPTHEIRGGVNAAAEALGPGALGPVRVLVSFPDGNAASAPSKEPVLESIRQRMAQGPNVISVTPPVFGEDYRHALLSAVLSVDPEDMAARDAVNWMRAELPNTPGLDGARIDVGGPTALIKDFDDRVAATQPLVFVFVALIAFVMLLVAIRSPVLAAKGVLMTVLSVAAAYGSLVAVFQWGWLEVLGFAPISSLDSTIPPLVLAIAFGLSMDYEIFLLTRIRERYLQTHNTRDAVAYGVSTSARTITSAALIMIAVFIGFAFAGMPLVAQLGVACAVAIAVDATVVRLVLVPALMAMFDEWNWWLPRWLDRILPSVDFEKPLPKVDTPDLVIIPDDISSLGPSGSDLRTVVKSAARLKTLAPHAVTVSDPLALSGCEPVTTTLRTADVLNGGHRNGAGTKTMTGTALPVHPVTLWRGRLAVALDALEAASDYESAVLKRCSPVETTNVQLPTGDRLQIPTCAETLRLKGYLIMCRNSARDFAEFAELVDGLETRTAALVLGGMDRYYAGEQARQQWVATQLVRRLADPQPSDEHDTRMSGPEAETDWARVRQRCLSVAVAMLEEAR; encoded by the coding sequence ATGATGCGCTTGAGCAGCACCCTGCGCAGATATCGCTGGGCGGTGTTCGCGGTTTGGCTGCTACTTCTGGTGCCGTCGATCTATCTCGGGCTGGGCCACGGCGGCCAGCTGACCGGCGGCGGGTTCGAGGTGGAAGGCTCCCAGTCGCTGCGCGTGCAGCGCGAGCTCGAAGAGCACTTCCCCGACCAGGGTGCGTCCCCGTTGGCGCTGGTCGCCGCCCCGCGCGCCGACGCGTCGTATGAGGACATGAACGTCGCCGTCGCGCACCTGGAACGGGTGGCCGCCGAGGTGCCCAGCGTCAAGGCGGTGCCCACCCCGCGCCAGCCGCCGCCGCAACCGGACCGGCCCTACGTCGTCACGCTTGAGCTGGACTTCGACAACACCGGCGCCGTCGATGTCGCCAAACAGCTGCGCGAGAAGGTCGGCGTCGACGGCGAGGACCCCGGCGAGATCGCCAACGGCAAGGTCAAGCTGTATGTCATCGGCCAGGGCGCACTGGGCGCGGCCGCGTCGCAGGCCACCAAACACGACATCGCTCAGGCCGAGCGGTGGAACCTTCCGATCGTCCTGATCATATTGCTCGCGGTGTTCGGCTCGCTGGCGGCCGCGGCGATGCCGCTGCTGCTGGGCATCTGCACGGTAGTGGTGACGATGGGCCTGGTCTACCTGCTGTCGATGGTCACCACGATGTCGGTGTTCGTCACGTCGACGGTGTCCATGTTCGGCATCGCCGTGGCCATCGACTACTCGCTGTTCATCCTCATGCGGTTCCGCGAAGAACTGCGCGCCGGCCGCGACGCCGACCAGGCCGCCGACGCCGCGATGGCCACCTCCGGGCTGGCCGTGGTGCTCTCCGGCGTGACGGTGATCGCGTCGGTGACCGGCATCTATCTGATCGCGACCCCGGTGCTGGAGTCGATGGCCACCGGCGCGATCCTCGCGGTCGCGGTGGCCGTGCTGACATCGACGACGCTGACGCCTGCCGTGCTGGCCACGTTCGGGCGGCGGGCGGCCAAACGGTCGTCGTACCTGCACTGGTCCCGCAGGCCGGAGACCACCCAGTCACGGTTCTGGACCCGCTGGACCGGTCAGGTGATGCGCCGCCCGTGGCTGTCGGCGCTGACGGCGTCGGCGCTGCTGCTGATTTTGGCGTTCCCGGCATTTTCAATGGTGCTGGGCAACAGCATGCAACGCCAGTTCGAGCCGACGCACGAGATCCGCGGCGGCGTCAACGCGGCGGCTGAGGCGTTGGGCCCCGGCGCGCTCGGCCCGGTTCGGGTGCTGGTGAGCTTCCCCGACGGCAATGCGGCATCGGCGCCGTCGAAGGAACCGGTGCTGGAATCGATCCGGCAGCGAATGGCCCAGGGCCCCAACGTCATATCGGTGACACCGCCGGTGTTCGGGGAGGACTACCGGCACGCCTTGCTTTCGGCGGTGTTGTCGGTGGATCCCGAGGACATGGCCGCCCGCGACGCGGTCAACTGGATGCGCGCGGAGCTACCGAACACCCCGGGACTCGACGGCGCCCGCATCGACGTCGGCGGGCCGACCGCGCTGATCAAGGACTTCGACGACCGGGTGGCGGCGACCCAACCGCTGGTGTTCGTGTTCGTGGCGCTGATCGCGTTCGTGATGCTGCTGGTGGCGATCCGCTCCCCGGTGCTGGCCGCCAAGGGCGTGCTGATGACGGTGCTGTCGGTGGCGGCGGCCTACGGCAGCCTGGTCGCGGTGTTCCAGTGGGGCTGGCTGGAGGTGCTCGGCTTCGCGCCGATCTCGTCGCTGGACAGCACGATTCCGCCGCTGGTGCTGGCGATCGCGTTCGGCCTCTCCATGGACTACGAGATCTTCCTGCTGACCCGTATCCGCGAGCGGTATCTGCAGACCCACAACACCCGCGACGCCGTCGCGTACGGGGTGAGCACCAGCGCCCGCACCATCACCAGCGCCGCGCTGATCATGATCGCGGTGTTCATCGGGTTCGCGTTCGCCGGTATGCCGCTGGTGGCCCAGCTCGGCGTGGCGTGCGCGGTGGCCATCGCCGTCGACGCGACGGTGGTGCGGCTGGTGCTGGTGCCCGCGCTGATGGCGATGTTCGACGAGTGGAACTGGTGGCTGCCGCGTTGGCTGGACCGCATCCTGCCGTCGGTGGACTTCGAGAAGCCGCTACCCAAGGTGGATACGCCCGATCTGGTGATCATCCCCGACGACATCTCCTCGCTCGGCCCCTCCGGCTCGGACCTGCGCACCGTGGTCAAGTCCGCGGCCCGGCTGAAAACCCTTGCTCCCCACGCGGTTACCGTGTCCGATCCGCTGGCGCTCAGCGGCTGCGAACCCGTCACCACCACGTTGCGCACCGCCGATGTGCTCAACGGCGGCCATCGAAACGGCGCGGGCACCAAGACCATGACCGGTACGGCGTTGCCGGTGCATCCGGTGACGCTGTGGCGCGGCCGGCTCGCGGTGGCGCTCGACGCGCTCGAGGCGGCGTCGGACTACGAGAGCGCGGTGCTCAAGCGGTGCAGCCCGGTGGAGACCACCAACGTCCAACTGCCCACCGGTGACCGTCTCCAGATCCCCACCTGCGCTGAGACATTGCGGTTGAAGGGCTACCTGATCATGTGCCGCAACAGCGCACGGGACTTCGCGGAGTTCGCCGAGTTGGTCGACGGCCTTGAGACTCGGAC
- a CDS encoding hemophore — protein MQPTTRALRRGLTAVFAATAAAGAVVAGLTMPTGPLTPSATAAADPCAASEVAKTIGSVATSIGDYLDEHPQTNQALTTISQQQAGPQSLGALKAYFDANPKAAKELQQLQQPLASLSSRCKLPLTLPQLMGLMQQAQQSVQQPPASLPGTLPSAQNVGLPDTSAAVQSPARSTVSPGPGRLPGPAITGLP, from the coding sequence ATGCAACCGACCACCCGTGCCCTGCGACGCGGCCTCACCGCCGTGTTCGCCGCTACCGCCGCCGCAGGCGCAGTGGTGGCCGGGCTGACCATGCCGACGGGCCCCTTGACCCCGTCGGCGACGGCCGCCGCCGACCCGTGCGCGGCCAGCGAGGTCGCCAAGACGATCGGTTCGGTCGCCACGTCGATCGGCGACTATCTCGACGAGCATCCGCAGACCAACCAGGCGTTGACGACGATCTCGCAGCAGCAGGCCGGGCCGCAGTCGCTGGGTGCGCTCAAGGCCTACTTCGACGCGAACCCGAAGGCGGCCAAGGAGCTGCAACAGCTGCAGCAGCCGCTGGCTTCGCTGTCCAGCCGGTGCAAGCTGCCGCTCACCCTGCCCCAGCTGATGGGTCTGATGCAGCAGGCGCAGCAGTCCGTGCAGCAGCCGCCCGCGAGTTTGCCAGGGACGCTGCCGTCGGCGCAGAACGTGGGATTGCCCGATACGTCGGCCGCGGTGCAGTCGCCCGCGCGGTCGACGGTTTCGCCCGGCCCGGGCCGGTTGCCGGGGCCGGCCATCACAGGCTTGCCGTAG
- a CDS encoding DUF3054 domain-containing protein codes for MPPLVDEQTRPALTALATDLVCVVVFCTVGRRSHAEGLDLAGIAETAWPFLSGAALGWLVSRGWRRPVAVVPTGVLVWVCTIVVGMLLRKLTSAGVAPSFVVVASISTAVLLLGWRVVVAVMVSRR; via the coding sequence ATGCCGCCCCTCGTCGACGAGCAGACCCGCCCTGCGCTGACCGCGCTGGCCACCGACCTCGTCTGCGTCGTCGTGTTCTGTACCGTCGGCAGGCGCAGCCACGCCGAAGGCCTCGACCTGGCTGGCATCGCCGAGACGGCGTGGCCGTTTCTGTCCGGGGCCGCGCTCGGCTGGCTGGTGTCGCGCGGTTGGCGCCGGCCGGTCGCGGTGGTGCCGACCGGCGTGCTGGTGTGGGTGTGCACGATCGTGGTGGGGATGCTGCTGCGCAAGCTGACCTCAGCCGGTGTGGCGCCGAGTTTCGTTGTGGTGGCGTCGATTTCGACCGCGGTGCTGCTACTGGGCTGGCGCGTCGTCGTCGCGGTCATGGTGAGCCGCCGCTGA
- a CDS encoding heme-binding protein: MLLSARSARRAVAGAVGTGAIAGAMLFGAATVAPSALADAPPNCTAADLAGVASGVSAATSAYLFTHPDVNWFFTSLEGLEREDVQPKVKEYLNNNPQVRAELTNIRQPLVDLKNRCGDTNGDGLADPI; this comes from the coding sequence ATGTTGCTCTCGGCCCGTTCTGCGCGACGTGCAGTAGCTGGCGCGGTCGGCACCGGCGCGATTGCCGGTGCGATGTTGTTTGGTGCTGCGACCGTGGCGCCGTCGGCCCTGGCCGACGCGCCACCGAACTGCACCGCGGCCGATCTGGCCGGTGTGGCATCCGGCGTCTCGGCTGCGACGTCGGCGTACCTGTTCACGCACCCCGATGTGAACTGGTTCTTCACCAGCCTCGAGGGTCTCGAGCGTGAGGACGTCCAGCCCAAGGTCAAGGAGTACCTGAACAACAATCCTCAGGTGCGTGCCGAGCTGACGAACATCCGTCAGCCGCTGGTCGACCTGAAGAACCGCTGCGGCGACACCAACGGTGACGGTCTCGCCGATCCCATCTGA